A DNA window from Longimicrobiaceae bacterium contains the following coding sequences:
- a CDS encoding trimeric intracellular cation channel family protein, giving the protein MTLLYLLNLFGVAVFAVSGALAAGRKRLDLMGVLVIAVVTAIGGGTLRDLLLDRHPIFWFREMENLVVIVLAALLTPVYVRFRRAPERALLIADALGLAVFTISGTQLAWTAGLPGAIAVMMGVITGVAGGMMRDVLTTEIPLILRREHLYATAAIVGGSLFLLLDIAGVPGSLSTLLGILTVFLVRLGSILWSIHLPAFVLPPDAND; this is encoded by the coding sequence ATGACCCTCCTCTATCTCCTCAACCTGTTCGGCGTTGCAGTCTTCGCCGTCAGCGGCGCGCTGGCCGCGGGGCGGAAGAGACTCGACCTGATGGGCGTACTGGTGATCGCGGTGGTGACCGCCATCGGGGGTGGGACGCTGCGTGATCTGCTGCTCGACCGGCATCCGATCTTCTGGTTCCGGGAGATGGAGAACCTTGTGGTGATCGTGTTGGCCGCACTGCTCACCCCGGTATACGTCCGTTTCCGCCGCGCTCCGGAGCGAGCCCTGCTGATCGCGGACGCTCTCGGACTGGCTGTCTTCACCATCAGCGGGACCCAGTTGGCGTGGACAGCGGGCCTTCCGGGAGCGATCGCGGTGATGATGGGCGTAATCACGGGCGTCGCGGGAGGGATGATGAGAGATGTGCTCACCACTGAGATCCCCCTCATCCTGCGCCGCGAGCACCTGTACGCCACCGCTGCCATCGTGGGCGGAAGTCTCTTCCTGCTGCTGGACATCGCAGGAGTGCCCGGGTCACTTTCGACCCTCCTCGGCATCCTCACCGTGTTCCTGGTGAGGCTTGGCTCGATCCTCTGGAGCATCCATCTGCCGGCCTTCGTCCTGCCACCGGACGCGAACGATTGA
- a CDS encoding c-type cytochrome: protein MTRLVRNVAIALAGLVGVLLLAALVLYFVGTAKLNRTYEVVTAELEVPSDPAATERGAHLARIHGCTDCHGPGFEGRVMVDAPPFRVVASNLTTGEGGVGDEYDARALDAAIRHGVGYDGRALSIMPAAGFHHLSDADAAALIAHIQQLPPVDNVLPETEYKPLGRVLAAFALDVDAEVRPGPARSTAPPAGPTAEYGAYLTSITCAYCHGPELEGADSPVPGSPPAPALAAAGRWSLADFERALRTGVTPDGRTLNPEYMPWTFTARMTDEEIAALHAYLATLSPAE from the coding sequence ATGACGCGTCTTGTGCGCAACGTCGCGATCGCGCTGGCCGGCCTGGTGGGAGTCCTTCTGCTGGCAGCGCTGGTGCTCTACTTCGTCGGTACCGCGAAGCTCAACCGCACTTATGAGGTGGTAACCGCGGAGCTGGAGGTGCCGTCAGATCCGGCGGCCACCGAGCGAGGGGCCCACCTTGCCCGCATCCACGGCTGCACGGATTGCCACGGTCCCGGGTTCGAAGGGAGGGTCATGGTCGATGCACCTCCCTTTCGGGTGGTGGCGTCGAACCTGACCACCGGAGAGGGAGGCGTAGGGGACGAGTACGACGCACGGGCGCTGGATGCCGCCATCCGTCACGGGGTCGGCTACGACGGGAGGGCGCTGAGCATCATGCCCGCAGCGGGATTCCACCATCTCAGCGACGCTGACGCCGCGGCATTGATTGCCCACATTCAGCAGCTCCCTCCGGTCGACAACGTGCTGCCCGAAACCGAGTACAAGCCGCTCGGGCGGGTCCTGGCGGCCTTCGCCCTGGACGTGGACGCCGAGGTCAGGCCGGGGCCCGCCCGATCCACCGCGCCCCCGGCCGGCCCTACCGCGGAGTACGGCGCCTATCTCACCTCCATCACCTGTGCGTACTGCCATGGACCGGAGCTGGAGGGGGCGGACTCCCCGGTCCCGGGCTCCCCGCCCGCACCAGCGCTGGCCGCGGCGGGTCGCTGGTCGCTCGCCGACTTCGAACGGGCGCTACGCACCGGCGTGACGCCGGACGGGCGAACGCTGAACCCGGAATACATGCCCTGGACCTTCACCGCCCGGATGACCGACGAGGAGATCGCGGCGCTGCACGCTTACCTCGCGACGCTCAGTCCGGCGGAGTAG
- a CDS encoding RagB/SusD family nutrient uptake outer membrane protein codes for MIRFRSAAIACFCLLAVGCDLEQDPVSSTDARSVFGNEAGLELYSTSFSEVLPSVGEIVHGDAMSDYAARRNVPDFIRPGAYTPTTAGSWSWSALRNINYFLVNNQGPGVPEEVRNHYNGLARFYRAWFYFDKVRQYGDVPWIDRPLEVDDEQLFAPRDSRDVVMNHVLEDLDYAIANIATEIDESRTRITKDVALALKSRIALFEGTFRKYHAGGLAAGLEGTADFWLEQAADAARQVMERGNYSLYTGDGTEGSYRALFSSETAPPSEVMLVYVHDVDLGVRHDANWLYTSGTYGVGLSLIRPFINTYLNIDGTPFTDRPGYETMTFMEEVKGRDKRLQQTIRMGDFTRVNAGVEVPSPPLFSQTLTGYQPIKWTVDDIGVDGGANNTNDVPIFRYAEVLLNYAEAKAELGTLTAADWAQTIGALRARAGITGGLTELPTRVDPYLQRVYYPDVSDPVILEVRRERGIELALEGLRFHDLLRWKAGELMEMEWRGFYVPSVDQYLDLNEDGKPDVYFYLDNPPADRISGVFYLDVSADPRVLSEGSSGELVWMRDIPRRWEEKNYLYPISEADLRLNPNLGQNPGW; via the coding sequence ATGATCAGATTCCGATCCGCGGCCATTGCGTGCTTCTGCTTGCTCGCAGTCGGCTGTGACCTGGAGCAGGATCCGGTCTCCTCGACCGATGCCCGGTCTGTCTTCGGCAACGAAGCAGGGCTGGAGCTGTACTCGACTTCCTTCAGCGAGGTGCTCCCGTCGGTGGGCGAAATCGTCCACGGCGACGCCATGTCAGACTACGCGGCCCGGCGCAACGTACCGGACTTCATCCGCCCCGGCGCATACACTCCCACCACCGCGGGCTCCTGGTCGTGGAGTGCTTTGCGCAACATCAACTACTTCCTGGTCAACAACCAGGGCCCCGGCGTCCCCGAGGAGGTGCGCAACCACTACAACGGCCTCGCGCGCTTCTACCGTGCCTGGTTCTACTTCGACAAGGTCAGGCAGTACGGTGACGTCCCGTGGATCGACCGGCCCTTGGAGGTCGACGACGAGCAGCTGTTTGCGCCGCGCGACTCGCGCGACGTCGTGATGAACCATGTGCTCGAGGACCTCGACTACGCCATCGCGAACATCGCGACCGAAATCGACGAGTCCCGCACGCGGATCACCAAGGACGTGGCGCTGGCGCTGAAGTCCCGCATCGCACTGTTCGAGGGAACGTTCAGGAAGTATCACGCCGGAGGCCTTGCCGCCGGCCTGGAAGGCACGGCCGACTTCTGGCTGGAGCAGGCGGCCGACGCAGCGCGCCAGGTCATGGAGCGAGGGAACTACAGTCTCTACACCGGCGACGGGACCGAGGGGTCCTACCGCGCGCTGTTCAGCAGCGAGACAGCTCCCCCCTCAGAGGTGATGCTGGTCTATGTCCACGACGTGGACCTGGGGGTCAGGCACGACGCAAACTGGCTCTACACCAGCGGCACCTACGGCGTGGGGCTCAGCCTCATCCGCCCCTTCATCAACACTTACCTGAACATCGACGGCACGCCCTTCACCGATCGCCCGGGCTACGAGACCATGACCTTCATGGAAGAGGTCAAGGGTCGGGACAAGCGGCTCCAGCAGACCATCCGCATGGGCGACTTCACGCGGGTAAACGCGGGGGTCGAGGTGCCGTCGCCACCCCTCTTCTCCCAGACGCTGACCGGGTATCAGCCGATCAAGTGGACGGTGGATGACATCGGCGTGGACGGAGGGGCGAACAACACCAACGACGTACCCATCTTCCGCTACGCCGAGGTGCTGCTGAACTACGCCGAGGCCAAGGCGGAGCTGGGGACGCTCACCGCCGCCGACTGGGCGCAGACTATCGGGGCGCTGCGCGCCCGGGCCGGGATCACCGGCGGCCTGACCGAGCTCCCGACCCGGGTCGATCCGTACCTCCAGCGCGTCTATTACCCGGACGTCAGTGATCCGGTAATCCTGGAGGTGCGGCGGGAGCGGGGCATCGAGCTGGCGCTGGAAGGGCTTCGCTTCCACGACCTGCTGCGCTGGAAGGCGGGCGAGCTGATGGAGATGGAGTGGCGCGGCTTCTATGTTCCGTCTGTGGACCAGTATCTGGACCTGAACGAGGATGGAAAGCCCGACGTCTACTTCTACCTGGACAATCCGCCGGCGGACCGGATCTCGGGCGTCTTCTACCTGGACGTGAGCGCCGATCCGCGCGTGCTCTCGGAGGGTTCGTCGGGGGAGCTGGTGTGGATGCGGGACATCCCCCGGCGATGGGAGGAAAAGAACTACCTCTATCCGATCTCCGAGGCCGATTTGAGGCTCAATCCCAACCTCGGTCAGAATCCGGGGTGGTGA